The genome window ACGCAATCCGGGCCTGGTTGGCGGACCTCGGGGTGGTCGTGGACGATACCGCTCATGGGGCTCGCTGGCGAGTAGAAGGCCGCAAGCCGCTAAAGACACAGGCACCATGACGGAGAACATACTGATTGGTCCTCATGCTGTGCTGGAGGCTCTGCGCGCAGGACGGCGCGACATTGAGCGGATCGTCCTGGCCAGGGAACGGTATGATCCCAGGATTACCGAGATCATGAAGCTTGCCAGGGTTAGCGGGGTGCTTGTTAAAAAGGAGAAACGGGAACGGCTTGGCGAATTGGCCGAGGGGTGTGTCCACCAGGGGGTCATGGCCGTTGTGAGTGAGGTGGGCTACAGCGACCCTTTCGAACTGGTCGCCCGAATTAAAGCCAGTTCCTCGCCCCCGCTGCTGCTGTTGCTCGATGGCATTCAGGATCCTCAAAACCTTGGAGCGATCATTCGCACGGCGGAGGCTGCCGGAGTAGACGGGCTCTTCATCTCGAAGCATCGCGCTGTCGGGATAACCCCTGCAGTGGCGAAGGCATCTGCCGGGGCTGTGGAACATCTGCCGGTGGCGAGGGTCGCGGGCTTGCCGGCGTTTCTCGCGTGGCTGAAAGAACAGGGCATCTGGATTCTCGGGGCAGATCCAAGCGCGGCAGGACCACTCTACGAGATTGATTTGCGTATTGCGCTGGCCCTGGTTATCGGGGGCGAGCATCGGGGACTGACGGTGTTAGTACGACAGCGATGCGATCTGCTTGCGAGCATTCCCCTGCGCGGCCGAGTGGCATCTCTGAATGCCGCTGCCGCCGCGGCAGTGTGTCTATTTGAGATCCGGCGCCAGCGAGGCAACATGAAGCAGCTTGTAGCGAATGGGTAAAAAGCTGTGATTATCATCAGAAAATAGCTGCAGTAGAAATTATTGCTTGCTTTTTTATTGCGTTATTCGTAATATTCCTCTTGCGGTTCTGCCACATCCTGCATATATTGAAAGTTTGTGTGCTGGCGTAGCTCAGTTGGCAGAGCAGCTGATTTGTAATCAGCCGGTCAGGGGTTCAAATCCCTTCGCCAGCTCCACGGAGAGCTAGCGTTCAAGGAGATCTCGAAGGGGGATGCGGGGAGATACCCAAGCGGCCAAAGGGGGCAGACTGTAAATCTGCTGGCGTTGCCTTCGGAGGTTCGAACCCTCCTCTCCCCAC of Candidatus Methylomirabilis sp. contains these proteins:
- the rlmB gene encoding 23S rRNA (guanosine(2251)-2'-O)-methyltransferase RlmB, giving the protein MTENILIGPHAVLEALRAGRRDIERIVLARERYDPRITEIMKLARVSGVLVKKEKRERLGELAEGCVHQGVMAVVSEVGYSDPFELVARIKASSSPPLLLLLDGIQDPQNLGAIIRTAEAAGVDGLFISKHRAVGITPAVAKASAGAVEHLPVARVAGLPAFLAWLKEQGIWILGADPSAAGPLYEIDLRIALALVIGGEHRGLTVLVRQRCDLLASIPLRGRVASLNAAAAAAVCLFEIRRQRGNMKQLVANG